In [Mycobacterium] stephanolepidis, the genomic window GGCGCTCAAGGTAACGCCCGGTCTGGAATCACCGACTCTGGCCCCGCTGGCCGACGAGAAGTGGGTGGCGGTGCGTGCCCTGGCCCCACGCAAGGGGGTCAACACCACTATGGATGCGCTCGCCGCGATCGGTGCGAAGGCCATCTTGGCCTCCGAGGTCAGGTTCTTCCGGGCCTAGTTTTCCCGGGCTTTCCCGGATTCCATCGCGAGCGACGTCGGCTCGGCCTAGCATGAACCTATGGCGCTGCACGTCCTCGTCTATAGCGATGACATCACGGTCCGGCGCAAGGTAATTCAGGGAATCGGCACGCGGCCCGATTCAGCCCTGCCGGCGCTGGAGTTCGTCGAGGTAGCCACCGGACCCATGGTCATCGAACGCCTCGGTGCGGGCGGAATCGACTTGGCCATCCTGGATGGTGAGGCGACGCCCTTCGGTGGGATGGGCGTGGCCAAGCAGGTCAAAGACGAGGTCGACGCTCCGCCTCCGATCATCGTTCTGACCGGTCGTCCGCAAGACAGCTGGCTGGCGAGCTGGTCCCGTGCCGAGGGTGTGGTGCCGCGGCCGATCGATCCGATGCGACTGACCGCGACGGTGATCGACCTGCTGGGTTCGGCTGCCGCTACGCACCGCTGACGTCAGCCGTCCAGGGCTCTTCGACTCGATACTTAATTGCGCAAAACACCGTCAAACGGTGGCATGGATCCTGCGCCAACCGATAGTGTGTTTCTTAGGTCACATCTGTACTGGTCGGCAGCCCTCGACCACAGACAGCACTGACACGGCAACGTTGCCGATCCAGCACAGGGACCCGATCGATCGATTCGGGAGGCTGGTCTGCCATGGATGCGTATGTGCCGATCTTGGTACTCGGCGCTATTGCGGTGGCCTTTGCCGTTTTCTCCATTGGGATTTCATCGTTCGTCGGTCCACGTCGATACAACCGGGCCAAGCTCGAGGCCTACGAGTGTGGCATCGAGGCCACACAGCATTCCATGGGCCGTGATCATCATGGCGCCGCATCCGGCGGACATAGGGTGCCCGTCAAGTACTACCTCACCGCCATGTTGTTCATCATCTTCGATATCGAGATCGTCTTCTTGTACCCGTGGGCCGTTCACTTCGGCGCCCTCGGACTGTTCGGACTGCTCGCAATGGCCCTGTTCATCGTCAACGTGTCGGTGGCGTACGCCTACGAATGGAGGCGCGGTGGCCTGAGCTGGGATTAGCCCCTGTGCGATTGGTGGGGCGGCGCGGAAGTCCTTGCAACATCACGAATAAGCACACCTGTCGGGAGAGCCATGGGTCTTGAGGAAAAACTGCCTAGCGGATTTCTGCTGAGCACCGTCGAGACGCTGGCGGGGTACGTGCGCAAAGGTTCGTTGTGGCCGGCCACCTTCGGACTGGCCTGCTGTGCCATCGAGATGATGTCCACGGCGGGCCCGCGATTCGATATCGCCCGCTTTGGCATGGAGCGTTTCTCGGCGACACCACGACAGGCCGACCTCATGATCGTGGCGGGCCGGGTGAGTCAGAAGATGGCTCCGGTGTTGCGACAGATCTACGACCAGATGGCCGAACCCAAATGGGTGCTTGCCATGGGGGTCTGCGCATCATCCGGCGGCATGTTCAACAACTACGCCATCGTCCAAGGTGTCGATCATGTTGTCCCCGTGGATATCTACCTACCGGGATGCCCGCCACGCCCGGAGATGCTGCTGCATGCGATCTTGAAGTTGCACGAGAAGATCGGGCAGATGCCGCTCGGAGCCAACCGTGAGGAAGTCATCCGCGAGACCGAGGCCGCCGCGCTCGCCGCGACGCCGACCATCGAGATGAAGGGCCTGCTGCGGTGACGAGCGACGATCAGAGCTCTGGTGAGGTCATCGGGGTACGGCACGGGCTGTTCGGGGTCCGGGGCAGTGGCGACACCTCGGGCTACGGTGGGCTGATTCAGTCGATCTCCTTGCCGGCGAGTTCTGATCGCCCGTACGGCGGGTACTTCGACCAGGTCGTCGAACGGCTGGAATCGGTTCTGGCGGAGCAGGAACACGTTACCTATGAGGACGCTGTCGAGAGTGTTGTCGTCTACCGCGATCAGCTTACGATCCACGTGAAGGCCGAGCATCTGGTGCAGGTCGCCCAGTCTCTGCGGGATGATCCCCAGCTGCGCTTCGAGCTCTGCCTGGGCGTCAGTGGTGTGCATTACCCCGAGGACACCGCGCGGGAACTGCATGCCGTATACCCACTCATGTCGATCACGTGGAACCGCCGAATCATGCTCGAAGTGGCTGTACCTGAAGGTAATCCGCATATCCCGTCACTTAATGCCGTATACCCGACCACCGACTGGCATGAACGCGAAACCTACGACTTCTTCGGCATCGTCTTCGACGATCACCCCGCGCTGACCCGAATCGAAATGCCCGATGACTGGGAGGGGCATCCTCAGCGCAAGGACTATCCACTCGGTGGCGTACCGGTCGAGTACCACGGGGCCACCATTGCGCCGCCCGATCAGCGGAGGTCCTACAACTAATGACAGCACAGCCCGAGATTCATCTCATGGCCGGTGGGCAGGACTGGGACGAGATCGTCACTGCCGCTGCCCAAGCCAGCGACGAGAGAATCGTCGTCAACATGGGACCGCAACATCCGTCGACCCACGGCGTGCTTCGCCTGATCCTGGAGATCGAAGGGGAGACCGTTACCGACGTCCGCTGCGGAATCGGGTATCTGCACACCGGTATCGAAAAGAATCTGGAGTACCGGACCTGGACGCAGGGTGTCACCTTCGTGACCCGAATGGACTACCTGTCACCTTTCTTCAACGAGACCGCCTATTGCCTGGGCGTTGAGAAGCTGCTGGACATCACCGACGAAATCCCGGAGCGGGCCACCGTGATTCGGGTGTTGATGATGGAACTCAACCGCATCTCCTCCCATCTGGTCGCACTCGCCACGGGCGGTATGGAGCTCGGGGCGATGACCGCGATGTTCCTCGGGTTCCGGGAACGCGAGATGATCTTGAAGGTCTTCGAGGCGGTCACCGGCCTGCGCATGAATCATGCTTACGTCAGGCCGGGCGGGCTGGCGCAGGATCTGCCCGATGGCGCCGAACAAGACGTGCGCGATCTGCTCAAGATTCTGCCCGGCAGGTTGCGCGATATGGAAAACCTGTTGAACGAGAACTACATCTGGAAGGCGCGGACCCAGGGCGTCGGATACCTGGATCTGACCGGGTGTATGGCTCTGGGCATCACCGGTCCGGTGTTGCGCGCGACCGGGCTTGCCCACGATCTGCGGCGCGCACAGCCGTACTGCGGTTATGAGAACTATGACTTCGAGGTCATCACCCATGAGGACTGCGACTCTTACGGTCGATATCTGATTCGGGTCAAGGAGATGCACGAGTCCATCAAGATCGCTCAGCAGTGTCTGGACCGGTTGCGGCCGGGACCGGTCATGGTGGACGACAAGAAGATTGCGTGGCCTGCTGACCTGGCCTCTGGCCCGGATGGACTGGGTAACTCGCCCCAGCACATCGCCAAGATCATGGGCACGTCGATGGAAGGACTCATTCATCACTTCAAGCTGGTGACCGAGGGGATCCGCGTGCCCGCCGGGCAGGTGTATGTCGCCGTCGAGTCGCCGCGCGGCGAGCTCGGGGTCCATATGGTCAGCGATGGCGGAACCCGGCCCTATCGGGTGCATTTCCGCGATCCATCCTTTACCAATCTGCAGTCTGTGTCGGCGATGTGTGAGGGCGGAATGGTGGCCGATTTGATAGCCGCGGTGGCGAGCATCGACCCGGTGATGGGTGGGGTGGACAGATGAGTGAGGTATTCGTCGAACTCGGGAGCCGCCCGCCGGAGGACGAGGGAAGTTTCAGCGGCCGCAAAAGCTATCCGCCGGAAGTGGTTTCCCGGCTTACCATCGATGCCAAGGAGGTTCTCGACCGGTACCCGAGTCGTAGGTCGGCGTTGTTGCCGCTGCTGCATCTGGTGCAGTCCGAGGACGGATACGTAACCATGGCGGGAATCGAATTCTGCGCCGGGCAAGTGGAATTGACGGCAGCGGAGGTCACCGCGGTGGCGAGTTTCTACTCGATGTACCGGCGCGAACCGACCGGCGATTATCTCGTCGGGGTGTGCACCAACACGTTGTGCGCGGTGCTCGGTGGTGACGCGATCTTGACGCGATTGGTCGACGAGCTGGGCGTGGCACCGGGAGGCACCACCGAGGACGGCAAGGTGACACTCGAGCATGTCGAATGCAACGCCGCCTGCGACTACGCGCCGGTGTTGATGATCAACTGGGAGTTCTTCGATAACCAGACCCCTGACGGGGCAGTAGATCTGGTGGAAGGGCTCCGGGGTGGACGAATCCCCGAGCCCCGGCGCGGTGCTCCGCCGTGCACGTTCA contains:
- a CDS encoding NADH-quinone oxidoreductase subunit A, whose amino-acid sequence is MDAYVPILVLGAIAVAFAVFSIGISSFVGPRRYNRAKLEAYECGIEATQHSMGRDHHGAASGGHRVPVKYYLTAMLFIIFDIEIVFLYPWAVHFGALGLFGLLAMALFIVNVSVAYAYEWRRGGLSWD
- the nuoE gene encoding NADH-quinone oxidoreductase subunit NuoE yields the protein MSEVFVELGSRPPEDEGSFSGRKSYPPEVVSRLTIDAKEVLDRYPSRRSALLPLLHLVQSEDGYVTMAGIEFCAGQVELTAAEVTAVASFYSMYRREPTGDYLVGVCTNTLCAVLGGDAILTRLVDELGVAPGGTTEDGKVTLEHVECNAACDYAPVLMINWEFFDNQTPDGAVDLVEGLRGGRIPEPRRGAPPCTFRQTARILAGFADDRPDAVAAARPGNPTLAGLRLARDVQRNAQKEV
- a CDS encoding NADH-quinone oxidoreductase subunit C, with protein sequence MTSDDQSSGEVIGVRHGLFGVRGSGDTSGYGGLIQSISLPASSDRPYGGYFDQVVERLESVLAEQEHVTYEDAVESVVVYRDQLTIHVKAEHLVQVAQSLRDDPQLRFELCLGVSGVHYPEDTARELHAVYPLMSITWNRRIMLEVAVPEGNPHIPSLNAVYPTTDWHERETYDFFGIVFDDHPALTRIEMPDDWEGHPQRKDYPLGGVPVEYHGATIAPPDQRRSYN
- a CDS encoding NuoB/complex I 20 kDa subunit family protein; translation: MGLEEKLPSGFLLSTVETLAGYVRKGSLWPATFGLACCAIEMMSTAGPRFDIARFGMERFSATPRQADLMIVAGRVSQKMAPVLRQIYDQMAEPKWVLAMGVCASSGGMFNNYAIVQGVDHVVPVDIYLPGCPPRPEMLLHAILKLHEKIGQMPLGANREEVIRETEAAALAATPTIEMKGLLR
- the nuoD gene encoding NADH dehydrogenase (quinone) subunit D, whose product is MTAQPEIHLMAGGQDWDEIVTAAAQASDERIVVNMGPQHPSTHGVLRLILEIEGETVTDVRCGIGYLHTGIEKNLEYRTWTQGVTFVTRMDYLSPFFNETAYCLGVEKLLDITDEIPERATVIRVLMMELNRISSHLVALATGGMELGAMTAMFLGFREREMILKVFEAVTGLRMNHAYVRPGGLAQDLPDGAEQDVRDLLKILPGRLRDMENLLNENYIWKARTQGVGYLDLTGCMALGITGPVLRATGLAHDLRRAQPYCGYENYDFEVITHEDCDSYGRYLIRVKEMHESIKIAQQCLDRLRPGPVMVDDKKIAWPADLASGPDGLGNSPQHIAKIMGTSMEGLIHHFKLVTEGIRVPAGQVYVAVESPRGELGVHMVSDGGTRPYRVHFRDPSFTNLQSVSAMCEGGMVADLIAAVASIDPVMGGVDR